In Leopardus geoffroyi isolate Oge1 chromosome D1, O.geoffroyi_Oge1_pat1.0, whole genome shotgun sequence, the genomic stretch GCCCCCAGGCCGGATGGCCGGGGCCCGGTGCCCACGCTTGCGCCCCAGGTTGGCACGGCTCCGGTACATGGCGCTGTCCAGGACCTCGGTGTCCTGCTCGGGACAAGGGCAACACCACTGGCACCGCTGTCCCGTCCCCAAGACACCTCAGCAACAGCTGCCTATGagctgctcccccccccccccccagcggccTAGAGCCCCTGTTCACTTGATTCACCTGctgcccccttcctgcctcccaggcTGACAGCGCTCAGGGCTCTGCACGGCTCAGGCTCCAGGGACAAGGCTCCGGCTGCGTCACCCACCTGCCCCCCAACAGCCCAACCACTGCCCTGGGCTCAGCCTACACTGACCTCAATGAAGGAGAAGTCCTGACTGGGAGAAcggggaggagggcctggggggGGCCGCCGAGGGGGCCGCGTCGGGCCCTGCTCGCCCTGCCCGACCCCTGAAGGGCTCCAGGTGCTGTCCACCTCTTCTGTCTGGCTGGCTTCACCGTCAGGCTGCGGcctccaggagggcagagggtcCCCACCAGGCTCCAGGGGCTCCCCTTGGTCAGCACCTGCTgtggctccttcctcctccaacGGGCCCCTGGCGCCCGAGGCTGCCGACTCCCTACGGGCTGCCGCCCTGGAGCTGCTGGCAGTCAGCATCCCCTCCAGCAGGCCCTGGGAGCCAGAGGGTGGGGAGCGGGCCGGGCACCTGCCAGGACTGCAAAGGAGACAGACCAGAGGACAAGGTCACCCATGAGGTCACACCTCTCTCCCCCAAAGCTCACTTCACAGTATCTGTGCCCCCTACCCACacctgtctttctccctcctttccacgctttcccagcctcctcccagaAGGACACGGTCAGAGCCTTGTACAGCACAGCACAGAGGGGACAAGCTGGGCAGCCTGGCAGGTTCAAATCCCGGGCCTGCCACTTActaaggctttctttctttcttttcaccattttgttttttgagagtcGGAAAGAATCAGGGcatatgcaggggaggggcagagagagagggagacacaggatccgaagcaggctccaggctctgagccgtcagcacagagcccgacgcggggcccgaacccaggAACACAAGCCGAAGTTGACGAGCCGAAgcccgaatgagccacccaggtgccccactgaggCTTCAGATGAGTCCCTCCGCCTACAAAAGTCTCGGGGTCCTCTCCCTCTGTAGTCGCTGGGGCGTGAAATGGGAACCACAGCACAAAGTGCAGCACCTGGCACCCAACGTGCCCCCATCAAAGCCAGCCAGCCGCCGTTACTGCTGCCGCAGCTACTGTTCATGCTGTCAACGTGCCCCTCCTGGGGGCGCCTGCCTGGACAGCCAACTCTCCCTGGGATGAGCCAGGCACTGGCTGGTCTGGCTGTGCAACATCTTCAGCCTTCAGCccccatttcctcccttcctgtgccCCAGTCTCAAGGAACAGCCAGGGACTCCCAGAACACGCCGAGCCTTCCTGGACcgctgtgtgtgtgcgtggacAAGCCGTTCCTCTGCCCGGAGAGCTCCCCCACTGCCTCTCCACTCGGTCTCCCTGCAGTTCCTCTTCTGAAGCTGGCTCGCTCCCCTCCCCTGCGCCTCGACCCTTCTACAGCCCTGTGAGCCCCCCAAGCTCCCACCAGGTCTGTGACCAGCTAGAGGACAAGAAGGGCCCCTCGTGGGCCCGGGCCTGGCCAGGAGGAGCAGGACAAGGCAGATGTTTGCCCAGTGATGAAGAGGCCGGGCCACCTTGCCTCTCAACTTGGCCTGTGCATCTTCCGCCTGCCGCTCCTTCAAAACACAGCAGCACCAACACACGGGCACATCACACACGCTCACCGACTCGAGGAGCTGGTGTGTGGGCCAGCCGCCACCCCCTAAAATATGGACACACCCCACGCACACAACGCCCCTCCCTCAAGGTACATCTAGGGCCCAGCCCCAATAAGCACAGCCAAGCCACaccccaacatacacacacacacacacacacacacacacacacacacacacacacactgacaccacacacacagggcggggggcgggcgtGGGAAAGGCTGGCAGGGGCAGTGCCTGGAAGCCAGGCCTCGGAGAGTTCCccaaggggaggggagtggggcaggTGAGTCAGAAGCGAGCCggaagaggggagggcaggagagagaacgTGTGTCAGTCTGTCTTTCCACAAGCTGCTGACAGATGGAAATTAAAGCGGtctgggcaggagggaggaggcgggggtggTGGCAGAACGGAGCAGCCCTGGACGGGGGCCAAAGCCAGCTCACCCTGCAGCTCCGAATCAGGGAGgctggaagggagggggcagcggCGGCACCCCACCCAGCCTGAGGAGGCCCTGCCCAAAGCCTCTCCCTGGGGTGAGGCCGAGACAAGGCTGAGGGCAGGCCCTGAGTGAAGGGGATGTGAAACagcggatgggtggatggaaagaTCCACATCCAGAGCAAGATCTGGCCCTAAGTCccgtgggcagagggcaggggatgAGCTCAGTGGGTTCTGGGGGTGGccacgaggaggggagggtgggaagagcaCTGGGGAATGTGGTATGCCTCATCCCTGTGTAAACCCCCATCTCAGGAGAAGCTTTCCTGCCTCTGAGCACCCTGAACACCTATAACCTCAGCTCCTCCCTGGCAGGGAATCAGGAGAGAGCGGTCAGGAGCCTGTGCTGAGCGCTTACACTGGCACAGATCCGGGCTCATCCCCCACTACGCCCGCGGTTACCTGTCCACTCTGAGCCTCGGcgtcttcatctgcaaaatggggagacTAAAAGTAGCtacacagggacacctgggggggggggggctcagtccattaagcatccgactctcgatcctggctcaagtcgtgatctctcggttcgcGAAttcgagccctgagtagggctctgccctgatagcacagagcctgcttgggattctctctctccctctccctctgcccctcccctgctcctactctctttccacccccaccccaccccccacctctcaaaataaataaacttaaaaaaaaaacgtagcTATACTTCACTGGGTCTGCAGGCAGTATGTTGGAAATGTGTGCTCAATTTTGACGAATTTTTACGATAATCATCCTTCTCGACACAGGCTCCTGGCCTGAGGACTTATCTCATTTTGCACCGTCTATAACCCTCACCCCATCTGGACTTAGGGTCTCCTGACTGCTGCTCCAGGTGCAAACCCAGGGGATGGCATGTGGTAGATGTGCACAAAATCAGCTTCCCAGGGAGCGCGTGGGGAGCGaggtcagttaagtctctgacttcggctcaggtcgtgatctcttggttcacgggttccagccccacatcaggctctgtgctgacagctcagaccctagagcccattttggattctgtgtctccctctctctctctctgtccctccccctcttgctctgtctctctctcaaaaataaataaaacattaggaaatttatttaaaaaataataaaaataaataaaaattaaaaaaaaaaaaatcagcttccCAGTATTCAAGGCTCTAAGGCCCAAAATGAGGGAGGCTTAAGCCTGGAGCTAGAATGATGTGTCTAAATGGGCAGCAGCTGGCTTGGACCCGCGAGAGACAGGAAAAGTGCCCAGAGAGGACAACAAGGCTGGGGCCCGAGGGGATACAAGGGGGCCATAATCACCAGCTGTGAACCTTGTACGTGTCAtgctgcctccctgggcctcagtttccccacccatGAAATGAGGGGGCTGGCCTCAATGATCTCTCAGGATCATCTCAAGATTCTATGAAGACCCCAAAATGACAAAGAGGTCTCTGTACCACTtggggccccagggagggagagcagatgACCAGGAGGCcacagagaagagaggacagTGCATGAGCTCTTGGGGGACCTAAGAGAGCCACTCCCACCAGGAAACGGTGGCCCTACACACAGAGGAGAGGCCTGGGAGCTCCCCATGACCTCTCACCCCCATGCTGGTCTTGTCACAGCTGTGCTGGACAGGACCACCTGCCATCAGGGGTACCTTTTCCCCGCACAGAGACGATGACAAAAATGTCCCCAAGGGCCTCACTTTACGTACAGCTCAAATTTACAATCCAAATTTGCACATCAGATACAATTACAAGtagcaagcatttttttttttcagtgttcacCCACATGTCAGGCAGGTTTCTATCACTTTACATGTGTCTTCAACTCTTAACCCTGAGAGTCTGCGGAGAAAAGCACTCCCAACATACAGACAAGAAATGGGAGGCcctgaggaagagaaggaacgcgtccaaggtcacagaggtggTGGCAGAATCAGTACCCAAGCCTGGCACATGGTGCCAAACCCAGACTACTCGGAACTGTCCTCAAGGACTTCCCAGGGGAACCTCCAAAATTGCCTTCCAAGAGCAATTTTCCAGGGTGGAGAATTTCCCTAAGTCAGATGCCCGGAACACAAGTTCTTTGGATGTTAGTCAAATAAGCTTGGGAAACCTTGCACTAGAGAAAGGCGAACAGGTTTCCTTGTGGCTGTGTTTTCATGTGCTACCACGTGCCCATACACAAACACTCGAGGTCGCCGACATGGCCACAGAGAGCACAGCATTCCCCAAACGTGCAACACAGGCAGAAAACCAGAGCGTCTTAAAGGTGTGATAGAGGCTAGGCTACCTGAGTGTTAAGGACTCCCTTCCTCCTCGGCTCCTACCTTCCTCTTCCCCAACCCAGATATTCCCGCTTTCCCCTTCTCAACAGCCACCCAACCGGAGGGGAAAGGTGGAGGGCTGTGGGTCCTGCTCCTTGGTAATCTGAGAGTCTTGAACATAACCACACCTGACAGCATTTACAATGTGCAAATCAGAAGGAAGCCCTGCTGTGCGGCCGTAAGCAGGTCACACCCAGTTGGAGATGATAAAAATCCCTTTCCCTGTCTTAGGGCAGCTGTGAAGGTCAACGAGGTAAGATGTGCAGTTGACATTAAGCCCTGTAGAGTGGAGTCTCGGGAAAAGAAACCAGGAGCAACCACAGGGCGTAGGAATGGTAACGTTTCCCGAAGCTAACCTTCGAAAGCCAGGCTCAGAGACGTCCAGGAACTCATCCTGGATCCCAGGGGCCTCCACACTCCCCACCCTGTGCACCTACCCCTTCCTGCAGCCTTCATCACCAACCCATGCTCtgcccacctttctctctctctctctccttagccGCAATGCCTCTCTAAACCTGTCCACACCCCATGATTCCCTCTGgacccttccctgtcccctccactACCATCAGCCCCTTCCACTTACAACACAGCCCCCACCCGACTGCCCAGTGAGAAGATCCAGCTTCTTCCGAAATGTAGAACTCTCTACTCGGTCAAGAGAATAGAACCAAATCTCAATAAACAGAAATGTTAAGGAAATAGACGCGATGGCTTTTTAGTACCCTTTCTAGGGGTGAAATCACCTCCACTGGTTTCAGAACGTAAAAATCCCTGAGACAGACTGCATCTGGCTGGTCAACAACTACCAGTCTGTTCCTCTGGAAAGCTCCCTTTCAGGAGCTCCATGCATGGAGGCCAAGATCATGGGGTCAGGAGCCAGGTCCCTACGACCTTCAGGTTCTTAAATTGTCTGCTCTTCTGGGCCTTAAGACAGGGCAGGCAAGATGCCCCTAATCTCTGCAAGAAACAAGCGCCACTGTGCACTCCAGTCCTGCCCTGCAGTGGCCCAGGCCACGGGGACACGCAGAATCCTCCTTCCGACACCCATGAAAGCATCCATATCCCCCGGCCTGGGAAAACCCGCGGCTTTGGGCCAAGAGGCCTGGGGAATAGGTGCTGTGCACAACCTGGGCACCAGAAGACAAGACACACCCCCTGTCTTCCAGGATAGTCGCGATACGAAGCACCGAGGAAGCCTAAAGCATGGGCAGCAAATGAACACCACCTCAGACATCACAATcatcatctcaaaaaaaaaaaaaaaaaaaagagagagagagaactcaccTGTAGGTGTGTCACATTTCAATTCtttcaattcttaaaaaatttaaaacttcacagTCCAAACCATCTCCATTTTCCAAACCCTAAATGTCCTCAGGGGAAAGCGGTTTCTTCCCTCCTCAAAAACACTTGCAGGGTTTCATACAGCGGCTGCACCTTCCCTCCCACACAGGGATGCGGCTCCCTTACCTGGTTCCAAAGCCAGGGGTTTCTCCCATCTCCATCCCGGGTTCTTCAGGGCCGCTCTCCAGGGAAAGGGGGGAGTGGTCTTCACCCTGGGTCTCTGGCCCACTGGTCCCGCCAGGTCCCAGCTctcgggcctccaggcccggggacGAGACACCATTGTCCCTCAGCCCCAGCTCTAGGCACTGGCTGACTTCTCCTACCCCGTGCTCCCTGGCTTCACTTGGGGCCCCCGAGAGCTCTGCGTTCCGGAGTCCCAAGTCCTGGGTCCAGTCCATCTGGCCCACTCCGCACCCCCGTGAGTCCCGAGAACCTCCAGACTCTAGGTCACATGGCACCTCCAAATTCTTCAGGCCCAGACTGCTGCCCCAGTCTACCTGGCCCGCCCCAAGCTCTCTGGGGCTGCAGCCTGCCCCTGGGGCCATGCTCCTCAGCCCAAGGTCGGGGGTCCAGTCTGCCTGTCCCACCCCACGCTCCCTGGATTTAAGGAACTCTCCAGCCTCCACACCTGACCAGTCGGTCTGCCCCACGCCACTCTCTCTGGCCTGGCTGGGGCCCCCTACATCCCCGACACCAGCCAGATCCCTGCTCCTCAGGCTGACATCGGAGGTCCAGTCCTTCTCCCCGACCCCAATGCCCCTGGGCTCCTCGGATCCCCCAGCCTCCAAACGGCTGGCCAGGTCCACGTCTCTCAGGCCCAGCTCATCTGACCAGCCCATGTGTCCCACGGCTTCCTCCCTGGCCTCACTTGAGCCCCCGGAAACCACACAGCTGGACACCTCCAAGTTCCTGAGGCCCAGCTGGTCGGTCCAGTCCACAGGCCCGGTCGGGGTCTTCTCTGGAGGCACAAAGGGGCCACCTGCCATCTGGCCAGAAGGGCTCAGGCCAACACCTCCTGCCCGATCGTCACCGATGATGCCAAACTGATGGCCCCTCTCGGCAGCCTCCACGCAGAAGTCGCCTCGCCAGTCTCGCTGCCCCGGGCTGAAGGTAGCCTCCGGCTGGGGTACGACACCAAGGCTGAAGTCGCCCGCCCAGCCTCGCAGGCCCACCTCCCTGTCATTCCGGCCAGCATCGCTCAGGCTCTGGCCCCCTGCCTGCTGCGCCCCCTGCAGCCCTCCAGCATCCTGGCCAGCCCCGCCACCGTGCCAGCTGCCCTGGTCTCTCTGTCCCAGTGGCCCGTCCTGGGACTGAGGGGTGCCGGGGCTGAACAGGCCccctgattctctctcttcgGGCGGGCTTGCATCCCTGCTGGTCTGGCCCGGGCTGTCTCTGCCACTCGGAACCTTCTTTTCAAACTCCTCATCCTGCTGTTGGGCTTCCTCAGGGCTGAAGCCAGCGCTCAGGGCTCTCATTCCGAAGCCTCTGTCCTGGGGGCCAGGGGCTGTGGAGCTGCCGCGGCCACTATAGTCCCTCATCCAGGCGCTCTTCCCGAAATCCTGATCTGGCTGCTCTGCAGAATCTCTCTTCCCAAACTCCTCGTCCTGCCCGTCTGCCAGGTGGTCCTTCTTCCCCAATTTCTGGTTCTGCTCGTCTATATCCCGGCTGGCATAAGCACCCAGTGAATCTCTCTTCCCAAATTCCCAGTCTTGAAGGCTTACATCCCGACTGCAGTAAGTACCCAGCGAATCTCTCTTCCCAAACTCCTGGTCTTGGAGTTCTGCATCCCGGCTGGAGTAGGTGCCCTGGGAATCCCTCTTCCTGAACTCCCAGTCCTGAACATCTGCCTCCTGGCTCTGCTGAGTGCCAAGCTGGGCTGGCTTTCCAATCACCCAGTCCTGGGCCCCGGGCCCCCCTGGGGCAGACACTCCACTCCCATCCTGGCTGGAAGCCTCGATCTCCTCCTGGCCGATGCCACACCTGCTGGCCCAATCCCTGGAACTCGCTTCCCCAGCTCCTTGCCCACGCTTGCTGGTCCAGTCCCCCTCTCCAAGGCCTGCGTCCCCTCTAGGGCTTGCACCACCAAGGCCATAGTCCTGAGAAGTGTCTTGAGACCAGCGGGAAGGACTAAAATTGCTGGGAGAGGGGTCTGCTGTAATTCCAAATTCACTCTGCAGATCTTTCTGGGCCCAGCCAAGGAGTCCCTAGgaatcagaaaaagagagagacacaaagaaacaaTGCTTAGAGTCAATCAGGGTGGGAGTCCAGAATGAGAATCAGCATTGCCTAGTCCAGAGAGTCCCACGTTAGCAAGAGAAACCCTGGGTCTAgatcccagctgtgtgaccttgaccgcATCACTTAACTACTCTGGGCCCCAAGGGTCCTCACCCTTAAACGGGAAGAATTCCTACTGCCTGGGGTGGTTTGGGAGAATTAAGCAAGATCATTTTAAGCCAAATCTCAGCACAGTGGCTGGCATGCAAGGGGCACTCAATACGGACACTCAATcaatgatcccatggtcatgttTACAGGCCCTTGGGTAACACTTGGCCAAGCGCGAAGAGAAAGGCTGCCAGCAGAGTGGTCTTCACAGGGGTGTGGAAGAAGTGACGTTTCCATGAGGGGTGGTCAAGACTCAAAGCCCCTCCACAACCTGCTTTCCAGGTGGAGAGTCtgaccctgcccctgcccctactCGCCCCTGTACGTTCCCAGGCCCTTCTTCCCTAAGGAAAGGGCCCTTCTGCCTGGCTCCTCCCAGGAAGACCTCACAGCCCTCGCCTTGTCCctggaggagacaggagggaCAGGAGCTGCCACAGGCGGAAAAAGCTGGCCCAGGGccccctgcaccaccccccccccccccccaagcccatACTCTCTGACTCACTCCTTCAGGCGGGTCAGCCCTGGGCTCAGGGCTGCGGAGCCGGCCCGCCTCATCCCGCAGCGCCGCATTGGCTAAAAGCCTCTCCAAGACAGACACGCTGGGCTCCTGGTCCCCGAGCCGGGCCatggcccctgcccccagcccgcCCCGGGCTGCTGGGTGCGGCTGAGCCGAGTGCAGGGACGGGACTGGGCCGCTCCCCTCGCCTGGACCTGTCCAACGACTCTGGCTCCCGCTTGCCCTGGCCCGGCTCCCTCCAAGGCAGCTGCAGCTCTGGCAGCCCCGCCCAGAAGCCAGTTGAGTCACCCAGCGCTGGACAGACACACCTACCAGGAGCCAGCCCGGTCTTAactccttcctgctcctccttctctacccctccaccccctgcccccagaggccTCCCGGCTCCTCCTTCCTTCTAGCCCCGCCCCTAGCAGCCCAGGCTGGCCTCGAAAACTACGTTTCAAAAGCCACCTGGACCCCAGCCCTTAAATTCAGAGGCAGCCCGGTAGGAGAAAGGGCACTGGCCAGGGAGCTGGTGCTCTGATCCAAGGCCCAGCCACCAACTTGCTGGGCAACCCTGCACAAGgctctgccctctctgggccccgaGCTTCCTATCTGCAAGGCAAGTCTTGAGTTCAAGGGTAACAACGGTCATAAAGCCAACACTCAGTAAACACTCTTGATGAGCCAGGTGCTATTCTTAGTACTTTACAGGTATTACAACTTATTTAATCTTTGCCATCACACCGTGAGGCAGAGTTCATCAtttttacccccattttacagaggcagAATCCAAGGCACAGGAaagtaatttgttcaaggtcacatctGGGCCAACCGCAGAGAACGCAGGCAGTCTGGTTCCGGAGCCCAAGCTCTAAACAGCTGCACTGCGTTGCCTTCCTCGATACTGTTTGTAAGGAGGCACTTTGAACGCTCAGTATATGTCAAGCACTGCGCTCAGCACACTTCATATTCCCTACGGTACCACCCTAAGAGGCAAATGTTCTTATGGTGAAAGGTTTCTGCAGCTTAGAGGTTAGGGTTAGCAAGACGACTCAGCTGGCGGAAACGCGACTTGGATACGAACTCACTCTAAAGCTGAAGCATCAATCCCATACACTCTGCTCTGTCAGCTCTGCCAGACTATCCAGCCATGAGGAGCACATCCACAGGTGCCTTGCTCACGGCGGCATCCCGGGCTCTGGACACCGAAGCCCTGGCTTCCATCCCCTGaggcccccaccctccctgcgGCCCTGTCCTCACCTCGGAGCAGGCACTTGGGGCCTGCGTGTCCTTCAGCTCAGACCCGGCTCCCCGCCTTGCACTGCCGGCACTAGGTGGTGGTGAGGCCAGGAGGTCATCCAGCCAGCGGGAGCTGCTTTCAGGGCCTGCAGGCTCGGGGGACGCACTACAGGGATCTTGAGCTTCTGTCCTGGGTTGGGTGGCCTCAGCCTGGGCCAAGGTCATGGCCTCCTCCTCAGCAGGCAATGCCTGCTGGGGGTCAGGGGTGCCAGCAAAGAGGATGCAGGGCTGGTCGGGGGGTGCTGGCTGCTGCTGCCCCAGGACCGGCTCCAGGATGGGCAGAGCAGCCTCCCTGGTGGCCAGAGGGAGCAGGGACTCCTGTCCAGCCACGGGCTCCCGCTCCTCATATCTCTCCTCTGCCTGCAGCAAGGCCACTCCAGGTGGGTCCCCTGGTGTCGGTAAGGGCTGGAGAGGAACAACTGGGGACTGAGGTTGATTCTCGCCATCACCCTTCTGGGCTGGGGAGATGCCTGGATCATCCACCTGCACCCAGGAACCAGGAATTCCTGGCCCCTCTGGAGCCGACTGGGTCTCTCGCCCCTGCTGGgacactcctttctctctgctggaTGCAGCCCAGTCACCAGCCTCAGCAGCCTCGGCGGCCTCGGTGGCTTCGGtaatgggggagggaggtggggagtccAGCCGCCACACCCCAAGACCTGAAGGCCGAGTGGGGAAGGTCCATTCAAAGGACTGTGACAAGCTCCAGTTGGACTCTGTCCCACTCCCAAAGGGACGATCCAAGGCAGACTGGCTCCCCTGGGTTTGGGGCAGGGCAGCCAGCGAGCCCCCCAGCTTCTCCTGGTCTTGGCCAGGCGGCCGGAGCACACCCTCAGAAAATCGGCGCTGAGCCAGGCTGATGGGACGGAGATCTATGTCACCCTTGGCTGCCACATCCCCAGATGGAAACGTCCGAGGAAGATCCGGCAACTCACCCCCCTCAGTCAGGGGCTGGGCAGAGGTAGCCGGGGGCTGCCCCAGGCTGTGGTGCCCTGAGACCTTCTCAAGGGCCAGGCTGCCAGCTGCAGGGGCCTCTGGGGCTTCCACAGCAGGGAGCCCTAAGCTCGGGGCGCAGTCGGAGCTCTGACCCTCATCAGGAAGGGCTACAGTTGGGGCTGCTGGGGTcacaggggggcagggagagggcccAGAAACTGCAGGACTCTGGGCTTCTGGAAGCTGAGAGTGGCGGGGAGAGCTCTCATCAAGTGAGTGATGTCTGGGAGACCCCTCAGCAGGTGAGTGAAGTCGGGGAGACTCTGGGGCTAGGCCTGAGACTTCAGTGGGGAGGCTTGGGCTGGCAGAGCCTCCATTCTGTGAGGCGGAGCCTGGACTCGAGGGGCCCCAGGGCTTGGAGACCTGCAAGAGAAAGGTCAAGAGCCATTACTCCCCTCCCACAGAGACCCCAGGTCGGCTGCTTCCTCACACTCTCAACTCCACAgaccagaggaggaaacaggaatTCAGAAGGAGGGCCTCTCAGGGCAGCTAAGGGAAGCCCCGAGAATTATTTTGGGGCATCTTATGCTTCTTAGGGTCTGcagaccccaccccccaggccctcTCCCCAGAAAATGCACACAGCCTCACTCATAGCATCTCCAGTGGTTCAgatcttccctcccccccccaactcccagaGCTCACCTAAGGATGTAAGAATGTGTGGTGCATCGGTCAAGAACCCCGGCTTgacaaacagagaaggaaaatggggaaTCTGCCATCTGGGCAGGCGGGGTGTTGCCTCAGAACAGGTCTGTAAGCCCAGGGTGGAGCCAGACCACCCACAGAAGCAGCTACAGGGGGCGCTGTGGCGCTTCCCACCCCGTTCTGTGTATCCACACGTCCCAGCACTACCCAAGGAAGCAGGCAGGTCCTGCCTCGGGATCCAGGCAAAAGGCACCAAGGGACATGAAAGCACATGGCTTGGAGTCATCGGCACTGCCTCCTATGAGCCGTATGCCCTCCCATATGgtggtgaggtggtatctccgaGCCTCCGCTTTCCCATCTGTACACTGGGGCTAACAGCAACAACATCCATCTCAAAGTtaggtgaggattaaataagatctGTGCACAGGGCCTCTCGGGATAGAACTTACGGAAAATATAGACGCTATGGGATAGGGgtctgggagaggaggaaggggcagagcgcCTGGCATCCTGGCATTCCACTGCAACCCTTGGCCTGTCCCCAGACAATGAAGGAAGCCTTGCTCCCCAGGGGTGACGCTTCCCCTGCCACTCCCTCCAACGGGGTAGTTTTTCCCGCATCATCGCCCACTGGGTCTGGGAGAGAGAAGGTCCCACTTGCTTCTCAAGTCCCTTTCCTTtgcccccatcctccctcctcgCCATACAACTCCAGTGTTCAACCGCACACCCTAAACTacaccacccaccacccctcctgtCTGAGCCCCTACAGAGCCCTCCAGCATCCTGGTTCTCCATTCCTTGACCGCTTCTTGCATGGTCACTTTGTGAGCCACCTCTCCCAGGTCATACTCTACTCCTTGTCCTCACTGGTAACTGCAGCCCCTCTATAATCTCCACTCCAAGTGtctgctccccactcccacctcctaTGGGTCCCGCTACCTCTTTCCACCTCGCTGATCCTTCAAATGCCTCTGCCTCCAGGAAGCAGAGCCTACTAACCCTCCTCCTTCTCATGGTCCCTGTTCCCCTCCTGCCCTCACTTCTCAGTGGTGTTTAAGTCACTTCTTTCCACAATTCCCCCAACCAACCTCCACGCAACGTTTCCACCCAGCTCTCCACCTCCCCGCGGCTGTACCTGGGGCTGGACGTGGCTGCAGGACAGGAAACAAGCCAGATGCCCAATCTCCCTACCGCCTGATCAGCTCTCAAACCTCCAGGACCTCAAACAGGCCCCGAACCCCCGGCCATCCCCTAACACTTCCCCTCGCGTGCCCACATTCCCAGGGGATGCTTCTGCGTCTGGTGTTCTCAAACCCCAACACCACCTGCCGCCCCCATCAGCCACCAGCCCTCACACCCTACTGCCTGCGTGTGAGCCCAAGCACCATGCTCCCCTCCTATGCTTGTGAGCGGTCCTGGCTCAgagctctctctcccctgcatcattgatttttccttctctactggCTCATTTCCACCAGCACACAAACTGCTCTTATGtcttctgtcttaaaaaaaaaaaaaaaaaaaaaaacactctcgACCTCACCTCTCTCTAAAGCTTACCACCAGGTTTCTTGAATGTGTTGCCTACATTCACTCTCTATCCATCGGAGTTCCTCTTGTCTCGTTCTCTCCTGAACCCCCTCCAGACAGGCTTCTCCCTTCACCCGGCCAGCTAATGCTACCATCAAAGTCACCAATGACCTCC encodes the following:
- the TNKS1BP1 gene encoding 182 kDa tankyrase-1-binding protein gives rise to the protein MKVSALREGAAMASPPPREMQEEPVSAGSEPGDPRAKPPVKPKPRALPAKPALPAKPSLLVPVGPRPPRGPLAELPSARKMNMLAGPQPYGGSKRPLPFAPRPTPETSTGGEATRETGKEEAGKEEMPPLTPPARCAAPGGVRKAPAPFRPASERFAATTVEEILAKMEQPRKEVPASPDRLWGSRLTFNHDGSSRYGPRTYGVATGPRDEDSGTLSRGCSQEVPAKSPSECQEEQSKTPEERNPPLDLAFNGDLAQPASLDPPADVSKPWGPSSPGSASQNGGSASPSLPTEVSGLAPESPRLHSPAEGSPRHHSLDESSPRHSQLPEAQSPAVSGPSPCPPVTPAAPTVALPDEGQSSDCAPSLGLPAVEAPEAPAAGSLALEKVSGHHSLGQPPATSAQPLTEGGELPDLPRTFPSGDVAAKGDIDLRPISLAQRRFSEGVLRPPGQDQEKLGGSLAALPQTQGSQSALDRPFGSGTESNWSLSQSFEWTFPTRPSGLGVWRLDSPPPSPITEATEAAEAAEAGDWAASSREKGVSQQGRETQSAPEGPGIPGSWVQVDDPGISPAQKGDGENQPQSPVVPLQPLPTPGDPPGVALLQAEERYEEREPVAGQESLLPLATREAALPILEPVLGQQQPAPPDQPCILFAGTPDPQQALPAEEEAMTLAQAEATQPRTEAQDPCSASPEPAGPESSSRWLDDLLASPPPSAGSARRGAGSELKDTQAPSACSEGLLGWAQKDLQSEFGITADPSPSNFSPSRWSQDTSQDYGLGGASPRGDAGLGEGDWTSKRGQGAGEASSRDWASRCGIGQEEIEASSQDGSGVSAPGGPGAQDWVIGKPAQLGTQQSQEADVQDWEFRKRDSQGTYSSRDAELQDQEFGKRDSLGTYCSRDVSLQDWEFGKRDSLGAYASRDIDEQNQKLGKKDHLADGQDEEFGKRDSAEQPDQDFGKSAWMRDYSGRGSSTAPGPQDRGFGMRALSAGFSPEEAQQQDEEFEKKVPSGRDSPGQTSRDASPPEERESGGLFSPGTPQSQDGPLGQRDQGSWHGGGAGQDAGGLQGAQQAGGQSLSDAGRNDREVGLRGWAGDFSLGVVPQPEATFSPGQRDWRGDFCVEAAERGHQFGIIGDDRAGGVGLSPSGQMAGGPFVPPEKTPTGPVDWTDQLGLRNLEVSSCVVSGGSSEAREEAVGHMGWSDELGLRDVDLASRLEAGGSEEPRGIGVGEKDWTSDVSLRSRDLAGVGDVGGPSQARESGVGQTDWSGVEAGEFLKSRERGVGQADWTPDLGLRSMAPGAGCSPRELGAGQVDWGSSLGLKNLEVPCDLESGGSRDSRGCGVGQMDWTQDLGLRNAELSGAPSEAREHGVGEVSQCLELGLRDNGVSSPGLEARELGPGGTSGPETQGEDHSPLSLESGPEEPGMEMGETPGFGTSPGRCPARSPPSGSQGLLEGMLTASSSRAAARRESAASGARGPLEEEGATAGADQGEPLEPGGDPLPSWRPQPDGEASQTEEVDSTWSPSGVGQGEQGPTRPPRRPPPGPPPRSPSQDFSFIEDTEVLDSAMYRSRANLGRKRGHRAPAIRPGGTLGLSEAADSEARLFQDSTEPRASRVPSSDEEVAEEPQNRRTRMSLGTKGLKVNLFPGLSPSALKAKLRPRNRSAEEGEPAESKPSQKESAVQRSKSCKVPGLGKPLALPPKPEKSSGSEGSSPNWLQALKLKKKKV